From one Gracilinanus agilis isolate LMUSP501 chromosome 5, AgileGrace, whole genome shotgun sequence genomic stretch:
- the LOC123250762 gene encoding taste receptor type 2 member 3-like, translating into MPSLGELVAFVVTSIMFFLGAWINGFIVLLHCINWVRNRKISFSDFIILNLALSRIILQGLPMVDIVLKIFYPHLHHINLYVKILDIFWWFTNNLSICLTTCLSVLYCLKIANFSNQAFLWLKRRVSHVIVWILVGSVFYSFTILALILKYHVYSAMSQLKFSENYTEEVKRIKTHYYFLHFLGTLWSLIPLSLSLTSSVLLILSLVRHTRHMKHHSIGMRDLSTMAHVRATKVILSSFILFIGYLLVFFLAMSTYFFLATKMSEMITLLIFTIYPSIQTFTLILENQKLKQAFLRIFQVKKWRLKC; encoded by the coding sequence ATGCCGAGTTTAGGTGAACTTGTAGCCTTTGTTGTGACCTCCATTATGTTCTTTCTGGGTGCTTGGATAAATGGCTTCATCGTGTTGCTGCACTGTATCAATTGGgtcagaaataggaaaatttctttttctgacttcatcattctgAATCTGGCTCTCTCCAGAATCATCCTGCAAGGGTTACCAATGGTAGATATTGTGTTAAAgatattttatccccatttacatCACATAAATTTGTATGTGAAAATTCTCGATATTTTCTGGTGGTTTACCAACAACTTAAGCATCTGCCTGACGacctgcctcagtgtcctctaCTGCCTGAAGATTGCCAACTTCTCCAACCAGGCCTTCCTCTGGCTCAAGAGGAGGGTTTCTCATGTGATTGTCTGGATTCTTGTGGGATCTGTGTTCTATTCCTTCACTATATTGGCACTGATTCTAAAATACCATGTTTATTCTGCCATGAGTCAATTGAAATTCTCAGAAAACTATACTGaagaagtcaaaagaataaaaactcattattatttcttgcattttcTTGGTACTCTCTGGTCACTCATTCCACTCTCCTTGTCCCTGACCTCATCTGTCCTGCTCATTCTCTCCCTGGTGAGACATACCAGGCACATGAAACATCATTCCATTGGCATGAGGGATCTGAGCACCATGGCCCATGTGAGAGCTACCAAAgtcatcctttcttctttcatactCTTCATTGGATACCTCCTAGTCTTCTTTCTTGCTATGTCTACTTATTTCTTTCTAGCCACTAAGATGTCAGAGATGATTACCTTACTGATTTTCACAATTTATCCCTCAATCCAAACCTTCACTCTAATCCTGGAAAATCAGAAGCTGAAGCAGGCATTCCTCAGGATATTCCAGGTCAAAAAGTGGAGGCTAAAATGTTAG